The following are encoded together in the Citrus sinensis cultivar Valencia sweet orange chromosome 1, DVS_A1.0, whole genome shotgun sequence genome:
- the LOC102614725 gene encoding LOB domain-containing protein 22-like — protein sequence MSKEFGSGSSQACASCKHQRKKCEETCELAPFFPASRYREFQNAHKLFGVSNIQKIINSVDPSQRKEAAESILIEGNIRSNDPVHGCLGVVRNLKSQIEYYEKELGAVNQQLPFFRDKEKQHQHQLEKFIKSSSPTLVKLQSFIIKENDQNLPVPDIGDMKIGERMYNYQSTMEESEDVRPFDIQTTDPIMNPYQVAHALAAQFGNSNAAPRASRKQPLEFGSDEEEESVDVSSLKGKKI from the exons atgagcaaGGAATTTGGAAGTGGAAGTTCTCAGGCTTGTGCTTCATGTAAACAccagagaaaaaaatgtgaagaAACCTGTGAATTAGCTCCATTTTTCCCAGCAAGCAGGTATCGTGAATTCCAAAATGCCCACAAACTTTTTGGTGTAAGCAACATACAGAAAATTATAAACTCAGTTGATCCAAGTCAAAGAAAAGAAGCTGCTGAATCAATTCTAATTGAGGGTAACATCAGAAGCAATGATCCTGTTCATGGCTGTCTTGGTGTTGTCCGCAATCTGAAATCCCAGATTGAGTATTACGAAAAAGAACTCGGTGCTGTGAATCAACAACTGCCATTTTTCCGCGACAAAGAGAAGCAACATCAACATCAGTTAGAGAAGTTTATAAAGAGTTCATCTCCAACCCTAGTAAAACTGCAATCTTTtatcattaaagaaaatgatcaaaaccTCCCTGTG CCTGATATAGGTGATATGAAGATTGGTGAGCGCATGTACAATTACCAGTCAACAATGGAAGAAAGTGAGGATGTACGACCTTTTGACATCCAAACCACGGATCCAATTATGAACCCCTATCAAGTTGCCCATGCTCTTGCTGCTCAATTTGGAAATtccaa TGCAGCGCCAAGAGCCTCGCGAAAGCAGCCACTGGAATTTGGCAGCGATGAAGAGGAAGAAAGTGTAGACGTATCATCTCTGAAAGGGAAGAAAATATAG